One window from the genome of Panthera leo isolate Ple1 chromosome D3, P.leo_Ple1_pat1.1, whole genome shotgun sequence encodes:
- the HSBP1L1 gene encoding heat shock factor-binding protein 1-like protein 1, with the protein MDARSPKAPGGDALRDAAENLFQELQEHFQALTATLNLRMEEMGNRIEDLQKNVNDLMVQAGIENSIKEQMSIWSQQ; encoded by the exons ATGGACGCGCGGAGCCCCAAAGCCCCGGGCGGGGACGCGCTGCGGGACGCG GCAGAAAACCTATTTCAGGAACTTCAAGAACATTTTCAAGCTCTAACTGCAACTCTGAACCTCAGAA tggaagaaatgggaaatcgCATCGAAGATTTACAGAAGAATGTGAATGACTTAATGGTGCAAGCTGGGATTGAAAATTCTATTAAAGAACAAATG TCAATCTGGTCACAGCAGTGA
- the TXNL4A gene encoding thioredoxin-like protein 4A isoform X1, translating to MVAFPGGRLGRLYRFLGRPLGAVCGSHLAAQMGEQPLAFCRCLSCRSLRASRQTEVAPHQPCGQVKNFAVIYLVDITEVPDFNKMYELYDPCTVMFFFRNKHIMIDLGTGNNNKINWAMEDKQEMIDIIETVYRGARKGRGLVVSPKDYSTKYRY from the exons ATGGTAGCTTTTCCAGGGGGAAGACTGGGTAGGTTGTACAGGTTTCTAGGAAGGCCCCTTGGTGCCGTGTGTGGTTCTCATCTGGCCGCCCAGATGGGTGAGCAGCCCCTTGCTTTCTGCAGGTGTTTGAGCTGCAGGAGCTTGAGAGCCTCCCGTCAGACCGAAGTGGCACCCCACCAACCCTGCGGGCAG GTGAAAAATTTTGCAGTTATCTATCTTGTGGATATTACAGAAGTGCCTGACTTCAACAAAATGTATGAGTTATACGATCCATGCACCGTCATGTTTTTCTTCAG GAACAAGCACATCATGATTGACCTGGGTACTGGGAACAACAACAAGATCAACTGGGCCATGGAAGACAAGCAGGAAATGATAGACATAATCGAGACCGTGTACCGAGGCGCCCGGAAGGGTCGGGGCCTGGTGGTGTCTCCAAAGGACTACTCCACAAAATACAGATACTGA
- the TXNL4A gene encoding thioredoxin-like protein 4A isoform X2 has product MSYMLPHLHNGWQVDQAILSEEDRVVVIRFGHDWDPTCMKMDEVLYSIAEKVKNFAVIYLVDITEVPDFNKMYELYDPCTVMFFFRNKHIMIDLGTGNNNKINWAMEDKQEMIDIIETVYRGARKGRGLVVSPKDYSTKYRY; this is encoded by the exons ATGTCGTACATGCTCCCGCACTTGCACAACGGCTGGCAGGTGGACCAGGCCATCCTTTCGGAGGAAGACCGGGTGGTCGTCATCCGGTTTGGACACGACTGGGACCCCACTTGCATGAAGATGGACGAGGTCCTGTACAGTATAGCCGAAAAG GTGAAAAATTTTGCAGTTATCTATCTTGTGGATATTACAGAAGTGCCTGACTTCAACAAAATGTATGAGTTATACGATCCATGCACCGTCATGTTTTTCTTCAG GAACAAGCACATCATGATTGACCTGGGTACTGGGAACAACAACAAGATCAACTGGGCCATGGAAGACAAGCAGGAAATGATAGACATAATCGAGACCGTGTACCGAGGCGCCCGGAAGGGTCGGGGCCTGGTGGTGTCTCCAAAGGACTACTCCACAAAATACAGATACTGA
- the TXNL4A gene encoding thioredoxin-like protein 4A isoform X3: MYELYDPCTVMFFFRNKHIMIDLGTGNNNKINWAMEDKQEMIDIIETVYRGARKGRGLVVSPKDYSTKYRY, encoded by the exons ATGTATGAGTTATACGATCCATGCACCGTCATGTTTTTCTTCAG GAACAAGCACATCATGATTGACCTGGGTACTGGGAACAACAACAAGATCAACTGGGCCATGGAAGACAAGCAGGAAATGATAGACATAATCGAGACCGTGTACCGAGGCGCCCGGAAGGGTCGGGGCCTGGTGGTGTCTCCAAAGGACTACTCCACAAAATACAGATACTGA